A section of the Bombus huntii isolate Logan2020A chromosome 5, iyBomHunt1.1, whole genome shotgun sequence genome encodes:
- the LOC126865507 gene encoding transmembrane protein 214-A isoform X3 yields the protein MSSGGWEIVGRNKKDKSNGKINKLTKVEKKKFIENVPKVEDFLPLSQVKTLYDNLDNNKENKKPSKEKENKMKENEEKKKQQKQQQSEKKKQEPKEKPPKSIKDALNVINAEELRNIFTSSQTKFPEAPLIWLKDLAAFLNIKIPVDKEDAVFSGKPKDYPLSIVPKTISSILEKAIDMAGKQTAQLFYENTLTTMATDMVKGSPAVGHKIFLQLLARINPEMTIANISKLMRVKNSYQNRKNIGLSLLWAISQAGRKNLIVGLKVWHEVMSPMLETKSYCSYVAQILNDLVFGHDICYDLKPELYLDIVEDTYSGKFNIPVSVSGEINNSIEKLRSILFKNKNISYVKLFELLITKVTQKVDTNYRDELIKALVTCLATDPFCFFVWRSVYAKNLYQSHLILMHIDAKWHDLHITLETKCLKETCIEFQTINERWKKGKDEGLANNCSKICKALLLKMTASANKKYSWKKGIILLLLFISAILAYDIYKHDDFKVNKFLKRTGLVAYGQQSWIVVQEYSTKALEFIEDTSPEHYKTIVETCKPYIKLAGDAYLLMKHLSLKVFGNIAEYIGRNGPLIVQIIEYYVPGMLDEIKLRSNQGLEYVKLYSNLCVEKLNERSTATLQWLEHNVFV from the exons ATGTCGTCTGGTGGATGGGAAATAGTTGGAAGAAATAAGAAAGACAAAAGCAATGGCAAGATCAATAAACTTACAAaagtagaaaaaaagaaatttatcgaaaatgTACCAAAAGTGGAAGATTTTC TTCCCTTAAGTCAAGTAAAAACATTATATGATAATTTGGATAATaacaaggaaaataaaaagccgtcaaaggagaaagaaaataaaatgaaagagaatgaagaaaagaagaaacagcaGAAACAGCAGCAGTCTGAGAAAAAGAAGCAAGAACCAAAGGAAAAACCCCCAAAGTCTATAAAAGATGCATTAAATgtg ATTAATGCAGAAGAgcttcgaaatatttttactagTAGTCAAACTAAATTTCCTGAAGCTCCATTAATTTGGTTAAAAGATCTTGCTGCCTTccttaatataaaaatacctgTTGATAAAGAAGATGCAGTCTTTTCTGGGAAGCCTAAAGACTATCCTTTAAGTATAGTACCTAAAACAATTTCTTCCATATTAGAAAAGGCAATTGATATGGCAGGCAAACAAACAGCCCAacttttttatgaaaatactCTTACTACAATGGCTACTGATATGGTTAAGGGATCACCTGCTGTGggtcataaaatatttttacaacttCTAGCACGTATTAATCCTGAAATGACAATTGCTAACATTTCTAAATTGATGCGTGTAAAAAATTCCTatcaaaatagaaaaaatattggtCTTTCTTTATTGTGGGCAATCTCACAAGCTGGTAGAAAAAACTTAATTGTGGGTTtgaaagtatggcatgaagtaATGTCTCCTATGTTAGAGACAAAGAGTTACTGTAGTTATGTAGCACAAATTTTGAATGATCTTGTATTTGGGCATGACATCTGTTATGATCTTAAACCAGAACTTTATCTTGACATTGTAGAAGATACATATTCTgggaaatttaatattcctGTTTCTGTAAGCGGGGAGATCAATAACAGCATTGAAAAATTAAGA tcaatattgtttaaaaataagaatataagTTATGTGAAGCTGTTTGAATTGTTAATTACAAAAGTTACACAGAAGGTAGATACAAACTATAGGGATGAATTAATCAAAGCACTTGTGACTTGTTTGGCTACAGATCCATTTTGTTTCTTTGTGTGGAGGTCTGTTTATGCcaaaaatttatatcaatcTCATTTGATTTTAATGCATATTG atGCTAAATGGCATGATTTGCACATAACATTAGAaacaaaatgtttaaaagaaaCATGTATAGAATTTCAGACAATTAATGAAAGGTGGAAAAAGGGCAAAGATGAAGGTCTTGCTAATAATTGTAGTAAGATATGCaag GCTTTGTTACTGAAAATGACAGCTTCTGCTAATAAGAAATATTCCTGGAAAAAGggaattattttgttattactttttattagTGCCATCCTTGCTTATGACATATACAAACATGATGATTTTaaag TAAATAAGTTTTTAAAAAGAACTGGATTAGTTGCCTATGGACAACAGTCATGGATTGTAGTGCAAGAATATTCTACTAAAGCACTTGAATTTATAGAAGATACTTCACCAGAACATTATAAAACAATTGTTGAAACATGTAAACCTTATATTAAATTAGCAGGAGATGCTTATCTTTTAATGAAGCATCTTTCTCTTAAAGTTTTTGGTAATATTGCAGAATATATTGGAAGAAATGGTCCACTGATTGTACAAATA ATAGAGTATTATGTCCCAGGAATGTtggatgaaattaaattacgaAGTAATCAAGGTTTAGAATATGTAAAACTTTACTCAAATTTATGTGTGGAGAAGTTGAATGAACGCTCAACTGCAACACTTCAATGGCTAGAACATAATGTCTTTGT CTAG
- the LOC126865529 gene encoding deoxyribonuclease TATDN1, producing MLGSRMSNLRKFIDIGANLTDPMYQGIYHGSQKHLPDLDKVLERSWNNNISKIIITAGNIEESKKALEIARTDERLFSTVGCHPTRCNEFEESGNPEAYLKSLSDLAADNKDKVVAIGEMGLDYDRLQFCSKDIQKKYFEMQLSLCSTLKLPMFLHCRNASEDFVRILRKHKDTLTAGVVHSFDGNPEEANSILQMGLYIGINGCSLKTEENLFAVTTIPSDKLMIETDCPWCEIRPTHASAKDVITHFPSIKKEKWQSDKMVKGRNEPCTIVQILEVLARIRDEEEEYLCNQIYKNTMKVFFPHEL from the exons ATGCTCGGTAGTAGAATGAgtaatttaagaaaatttatag ACATCGGGGCCAATTTGACAGATCCTATGTATCAAGGAATTTATCATGGATCACAAAAACATCTACCAGATTTGGATAAAGTTTTAGAACGAAGttggaataataatatttcaaaaattataatCACTGCCGGTAATATAGAAGAAAGCAAAAAGGCTCTTGAAATAGCACGAACAGATG AGCGACTATTTTCTACAGTTGGCTGTCATCCGACACGTTGTAATGAATTTGAAGAAAGTGGCAACCCAGAAGCATATCTCAAATCATTATCGGATCTAGCTGCAGACAATAAAGATAAAGTTGTTGCTATTGGTGAAATGGGACTAGATTATGATAGGCTGCAATTTTGCTCCAAAGATAttcaaaagaaatattttgaaatgcaATTATCTTTATGTTCCACTTTAAAGTTACCAATGTTTCTACATTGCCGTAATGCTAGTGAAGATTTTGTAAGAATTTTAAGAAAACATAAAGATACATTAACAGCTGGTGTTGTACACTCTTTTGATGGTAACCCAGAAGAAGCTAATTCCATTTTACAAATGGGGTTGTATATTGGTATCAATGGATG CTCTCTAAAAACAGAAGAAAACCTTTTTGCTGTTACAACTATACCATCAGATAAATTGATGATAGAAACTGATTGTCCATGGTGTGAGATAAGGCCTACACATGCTTCTGCAAAAGATGTTATTACTCATTTTCCATCcattaaaaaggaaaagtgGCAATCTGATAAAATGgttaaaggaagaaacgaaccATGTACCATAGT CCAAATTTTGGAAGTACTTGCACGAATTAGAGACGAAGAAGAGGAATATTTATGCAaccaaatatataaaaatacaatgaaAGTCTTTTTTCCTCATGAACTTTAA
- the LOC126865507 gene encoding transmembrane protein 214-A isoform X1 → MSSGGWEIVGRNKKDKSNGKINKLTKVEKKKFIENVPKVEDFLPLSQVKTLYDNLDNNKENKKPSKEKENKMKENEEKKKQQKQQQSEKKKQEPKEKPPKSIKDALNVINAEELRNIFTSSQTKFPEAPLIWLKDLAAFLNIKIPVDKEDAVFSGKPKDYPLSIVPKTISSILEKAIDMAGKQTAQLFYENTLTTMATDMVKGSPAVGHKIFLQLLARINPEMTIANISKLMRVKNSYQNRKNIGLSLLWAISQAGRKNLIVGLKVWHEVMSPMLETKSYCSYVAQILNDLVFGHDICYDLKPELYLDIVEDTYSGKFNIPVSVSGEINNSIEKLRSILFKNKNISYVKLFELLITKVTQKVDTNYRDELIKALVTCLATDPFCFFVWRSVYAKNLYQSHLILMHIDAKWHDLHITLETKCLKETCIEFQTINERWKKGKDEGLANNCSKICKALLLKMTASANKKYSWKKGIILLLLFISAILAYDIYKHDDFKVNKFLKRTGLVAYGQQSWIVVQEYSTKALEFIEDTSPEHYKTIVETCKPYIKLAGDAYLLMKHLSLKVFGNIAEYIGRNGPLIVQIIEYYVPGMLDEIKLRSNQGLEYVKLYSNLCVEKLNERSTATLQWLEHNVFVGKLSPENLQNYASKAIDTTQTLASQTYDWVYEKVQTLSKVP, encoded by the exons ATGTCGTCTGGTGGATGGGAAATAGTTGGAAGAAATAAGAAAGACAAAAGCAATGGCAAGATCAATAAACTTACAAaagtagaaaaaaagaaatttatcgaaaatgTACCAAAAGTGGAAGATTTTC TTCCCTTAAGTCAAGTAAAAACATTATATGATAATTTGGATAATaacaaggaaaataaaaagccgtcaaaggagaaagaaaataaaatgaaagagaatgaagaaaagaagaaacagcaGAAACAGCAGCAGTCTGAGAAAAAGAAGCAAGAACCAAAGGAAAAACCCCCAAAGTCTATAAAAGATGCATTAAATgtg ATTAATGCAGAAGAgcttcgaaatatttttactagTAGTCAAACTAAATTTCCTGAAGCTCCATTAATTTGGTTAAAAGATCTTGCTGCCTTccttaatataaaaatacctgTTGATAAAGAAGATGCAGTCTTTTCTGGGAAGCCTAAAGACTATCCTTTAAGTATAGTACCTAAAACAATTTCTTCCATATTAGAAAAGGCAATTGATATGGCAGGCAAACAAACAGCCCAacttttttatgaaaatactCTTACTACAATGGCTACTGATATGGTTAAGGGATCACCTGCTGTGggtcataaaatatttttacaacttCTAGCACGTATTAATCCTGAAATGACAATTGCTAACATTTCTAAATTGATGCGTGTAAAAAATTCCTatcaaaatagaaaaaatattggtCTTTCTTTATTGTGGGCAATCTCACAAGCTGGTAGAAAAAACTTAATTGTGGGTTtgaaagtatggcatgaagtaATGTCTCCTATGTTAGAGACAAAGAGTTACTGTAGTTATGTAGCACAAATTTTGAATGATCTTGTATTTGGGCATGACATCTGTTATGATCTTAAACCAGAACTTTATCTTGACATTGTAGAAGATACATATTCTgggaaatttaatattcctGTTTCTGTAAGCGGGGAGATCAATAACAGCATTGAAAAATTAAGA tcaatattgtttaaaaataagaatataagTTATGTGAAGCTGTTTGAATTGTTAATTACAAAAGTTACACAGAAGGTAGATACAAACTATAGGGATGAATTAATCAAAGCACTTGTGACTTGTTTGGCTACAGATCCATTTTGTTTCTTTGTGTGGAGGTCTGTTTATGCcaaaaatttatatcaatcTCATTTGATTTTAATGCATATTG atGCTAAATGGCATGATTTGCACATAACATTAGAaacaaaatgtttaaaagaaaCATGTATAGAATTTCAGACAATTAATGAAAGGTGGAAAAAGGGCAAAGATGAAGGTCTTGCTAATAATTGTAGTAAGATATGCaag GCTTTGTTACTGAAAATGACAGCTTCTGCTAATAAGAAATATTCCTGGAAAAAGggaattattttgttattactttttattagTGCCATCCTTGCTTATGACATATACAAACATGATGATTTTaaag TAAATAAGTTTTTAAAAAGAACTGGATTAGTTGCCTATGGACAACAGTCATGGATTGTAGTGCAAGAATATTCTACTAAAGCACTTGAATTTATAGAAGATACTTCACCAGAACATTATAAAACAATTGTTGAAACATGTAAACCTTATATTAAATTAGCAGGAGATGCTTATCTTTTAATGAAGCATCTTTCTCTTAAAGTTTTTGGTAATATTGCAGAATATATTGGAAGAAATGGTCCACTGATTGTACAAATA ATAGAGTATTATGTCCCAGGAATGTtggatgaaattaaattacgaAGTAATCAAGGTTTAGAATATGTAAAACTTTACTCAAATTTATGTGTGGAGAAGTTGAATGAACGCTCAACTGCAACACTTCAATGGCTAGAACATAATGTCTTTGT TGGAAAATTAAGCCcagaaaatttgcaaaattatGCCTCAAAAGCTATTGACACCACACAGACATTAGCGAGTCAAACTTATGATTGGGTGTATGAAAAGGTGCAAACACTTTCTAAAGTTCCatga
- the LOC126865507 gene encoding transmembrane protein 214-A isoform X2, producing MSSGGWEIVGRNKKDKSNGKINKLTKVEKKKFIENVPKVEDFLPLSQVKTLYDNLDNNKENKKPSKEKENKMKENEEKKKQQKQQQSEKKKQEPKEKPPKSIKDALNINAEELRNIFTSSQTKFPEAPLIWLKDLAAFLNIKIPVDKEDAVFSGKPKDYPLSIVPKTISSILEKAIDMAGKQTAQLFYENTLTTMATDMVKGSPAVGHKIFLQLLARINPEMTIANISKLMRVKNSYQNRKNIGLSLLWAISQAGRKNLIVGLKVWHEVMSPMLETKSYCSYVAQILNDLVFGHDICYDLKPELYLDIVEDTYSGKFNIPVSVSGEINNSIEKLRSILFKNKNISYVKLFELLITKVTQKVDTNYRDELIKALVTCLATDPFCFFVWRSVYAKNLYQSHLILMHIDAKWHDLHITLETKCLKETCIEFQTINERWKKGKDEGLANNCSKICKALLLKMTASANKKYSWKKGIILLLLFISAILAYDIYKHDDFKVNKFLKRTGLVAYGQQSWIVVQEYSTKALEFIEDTSPEHYKTIVETCKPYIKLAGDAYLLMKHLSLKVFGNIAEYIGRNGPLIVQIIEYYVPGMLDEIKLRSNQGLEYVKLYSNLCVEKLNERSTATLQWLEHNVFVGKLSPENLQNYASKAIDTTQTLASQTYDWVYEKVQTLSKVP from the exons ATGTCGTCTGGTGGATGGGAAATAGTTGGAAGAAATAAGAAAGACAAAAGCAATGGCAAGATCAATAAACTTACAAaagtagaaaaaaagaaatttatcgaaaatgTACCAAAAGTGGAAGATTTTC TTCCCTTAAGTCAAGTAAAAACATTATATGATAATTTGGATAATaacaaggaaaataaaaagccgtcaaaggagaaagaaaataaaatgaaagagaatgaagaaaagaagaaacagcaGAAACAGCAGCAGTCTGAGAAAAAGAAGCAAGAACCAAAGGAAAAACCCCCAAAGTCTATAAAAGATGCATTAAAT ATTAATGCAGAAGAgcttcgaaatatttttactagTAGTCAAACTAAATTTCCTGAAGCTCCATTAATTTGGTTAAAAGATCTTGCTGCCTTccttaatataaaaatacctgTTGATAAAGAAGATGCAGTCTTTTCTGGGAAGCCTAAAGACTATCCTTTAAGTATAGTACCTAAAACAATTTCTTCCATATTAGAAAAGGCAATTGATATGGCAGGCAAACAAACAGCCCAacttttttatgaaaatactCTTACTACAATGGCTACTGATATGGTTAAGGGATCACCTGCTGTGggtcataaaatatttttacaacttCTAGCACGTATTAATCCTGAAATGACAATTGCTAACATTTCTAAATTGATGCGTGTAAAAAATTCCTatcaaaatagaaaaaatattggtCTTTCTTTATTGTGGGCAATCTCACAAGCTGGTAGAAAAAACTTAATTGTGGGTTtgaaagtatggcatgaagtaATGTCTCCTATGTTAGAGACAAAGAGTTACTGTAGTTATGTAGCACAAATTTTGAATGATCTTGTATTTGGGCATGACATCTGTTATGATCTTAAACCAGAACTTTATCTTGACATTGTAGAAGATACATATTCTgggaaatttaatattcctGTTTCTGTAAGCGGGGAGATCAATAACAGCATTGAAAAATTAAGA tcaatattgtttaaaaataagaatataagTTATGTGAAGCTGTTTGAATTGTTAATTACAAAAGTTACACAGAAGGTAGATACAAACTATAGGGATGAATTAATCAAAGCACTTGTGACTTGTTTGGCTACAGATCCATTTTGTTTCTTTGTGTGGAGGTCTGTTTATGCcaaaaatttatatcaatcTCATTTGATTTTAATGCATATTG atGCTAAATGGCATGATTTGCACATAACATTAGAaacaaaatgtttaaaagaaaCATGTATAGAATTTCAGACAATTAATGAAAGGTGGAAAAAGGGCAAAGATGAAGGTCTTGCTAATAATTGTAGTAAGATATGCaag GCTTTGTTACTGAAAATGACAGCTTCTGCTAATAAGAAATATTCCTGGAAAAAGggaattattttgttattactttttattagTGCCATCCTTGCTTATGACATATACAAACATGATGATTTTaaag TAAATAAGTTTTTAAAAAGAACTGGATTAGTTGCCTATGGACAACAGTCATGGATTGTAGTGCAAGAATATTCTACTAAAGCACTTGAATTTATAGAAGATACTTCACCAGAACATTATAAAACAATTGTTGAAACATGTAAACCTTATATTAAATTAGCAGGAGATGCTTATCTTTTAATGAAGCATCTTTCTCTTAAAGTTTTTGGTAATATTGCAGAATATATTGGAAGAAATGGTCCACTGATTGTACAAATA ATAGAGTATTATGTCCCAGGAATGTtggatgaaattaaattacgaAGTAATCAAGGTTTAGAATATGTAAAACTTTACTCAAATTTATGTGTGGAGAAGTTGAATGAACGCTCAACTGCAACACTTCAATGGCTAGAACATAATGTCTTTGT TGGAAAATTAAGCCcagaaaatttgcaaaattatGCCTCAAAAGCTATTGACACCACACAGACATTAGCGAGTCAAACTTATGATTGGGTGTATGAAAAGGTGCAAACACTTTCTAAAGTTCCatga
- the LOC126865509 gene encoding GPI mannosyltransferase 4: protein MHFKNEYRRSIDEYKPAVPIKRKMSLYWILVILRIILTLIPQTGYIHPDEYFQSIEVISGDYFDIDVNKPWEFNSTFPVRTVLIPQIIVGMPYSILKRLSKYTVFYLGISLKSPYFLISSPRLLVCGLSFISDYCLYKICYIYGQNYKIRLIIYASSYVMLVYATHTLSNTIELVLTALLLYYTSYSMAYSEKVVVQSDYLSDKYNEAKTGIERVKYYKLKTTLPPHSLNHCIKIATVTVIGIFNRPTFIAFAFAPIFFWLQRGLGSKTVGFGDFHVRIFTFIACGIPTTVFFILVDSFYFGYLTMAEIGNLDISMNNFVVTPLNFLRYNSNTKNLQDHGLHPHYLHLIVNVPLLYNILGVIGLCTFGKLLYSGLKAQWLNLPRIQSVVGLMTTSFITPIILLSIFPHQEPRFIIPILLPLTFLYAPNISQTSGVDTIARIAENDESSNAFTTRNKLNKLQIFWFICNIVLTFFYGFAHQGGVLPLSSHIATELKAKPDLTHIHLFTSHTYSVPTALLHLRNTKKTYVSSANHKYKLIKDFYLYEQGSKSLRDVCNVIASKLRECEYKYVTKKVPYRLYYALPATDLEEFIFIQNSINLFNYHIAHKFYPHITVEKLPFSKAVKNITRLTNLTTFSVNRLTEIMDNILEVFQQFQLLLIRIEYLVDNKYKNIHIS from the exons ATgcattttaaaaatgaatatcgTAGATCCATAGATGAATACAAACCTGCTGTaccgataaaaagaaaaatgagcCTTTATTGGATCTTAGTAATCTTAAGAATCATATTAACTCTTATTCCTCAAACAGGATATATTCATCCTGacgaatattttcaatctATCGAAGTCATATCTG gGGATTATTTTGACATTGATGTCAACAAACCGTGGGAATTTAATTCAACGTTTCCCGTAAGAACTGTTTTAATACCACAAATCATAGTTGGTATGCCATATTCAATTTTGAAGAGACTTTCGAAATATACAGTTTTTTATTTGGGTATATCATTGAAATCGCCATATTTTCTTATATCATCTCCACGTCTGTTAGTGTGTGGCTTATCTTTTATATCAGATTATTGTTTGTATAAAATCTGTTACATATATGgtcaaaattacaaaataagaCTGATCATTTATGCCAGTTCCTATGTTATGCTTGTTTATGCCACTCATACATTATCAAATACTATTGAACTGGTGTTAACAgctttattattatattatacatcatATTCTATGGCATATTCAGAAAAG gTAGTTGTTCAAAGTGATTATCTATCAGATAAATATAATGAAGCAAAAACTGGTATAGAAAGAGTAAAATACTACAAACTTAAAACTACATTGCCGCCACATTCTTTAAATCattgtataaaaattgcaaCAGTTACTGTGATTGGTATATTCAATAGACCAACATTCATTGCATTTGCCTTTGCTCCTATATTCTTTTGGCTACAGAGAGGTTTAGGTTCAAAAACTGTAGGTTTTGGAGACTTTCATGTTCGAATATTCACCTTCATTGCCTGTGGAATACCTACCActgttttctttattttagtTGATAGCTTCTATTTTGGTTATTTAACAATGGCAGAGATAGGTAATCTTGACATTAGCATGAATAACTTTGTGGTAACACCACTGAATTTTCTCAGATACAATTCAAATACTAAAAACCTACAGGATCATGGCTTACATCCTCATTATTTACATTTGATAGTAAATGTACCccttttatataatattcttgGAGTTATTGGCCTTTGTACATTTGGAAAACTATTATACAG TGGTTTAAAAGCACAATGGTTAAATTTGCCACGAATACAAAGTGTTGTTGGTTTAATGACAACATCTTTTATTACACCtatcatattattatcaatatttccTCATCAAGAGCCTAGGTTTATTATACCAATATTGTTACCTTTAACTTTTTTGTATGCACCAAATATAAGTCAAACATCAGGAGTTGACACTATCGCACGTATTGCAGAAAATGATGAGTCCTCAAATGCATTTACAACAAGAAATAAGTTGAATAAACTACAGATTTTTTGGTTTATATGTAATATTGTATTAACGTTCTTCTATGGATTTGCTCATCAAGGTGGAGTTTTACCCTTATCATCTCATATAGCAACTGAATTAAAAGCAAAACCAGATCTTAcgcatatacatttatttacatCTCACACTTATTCTGTACCAACAGCACTTTTACATTTAAGAAATACCAAAAAGACATATGTAAGTAGTGCAAATCAtaagtataaattaataaaagatttttatctttatgaACAAGGATCAAAATCTTTAAGAGATGTATGTAATGTTATTGCTTCGAAACTTCGTGAATGTGAATATAAGTATGTCACCAAGAAGGTACCATATAGATTGTATTATGCTCTTCCTGCTACAGATTTGGAAgagtttatttttattcaaaatagtataaatttattcaattatcATATTGCACATAAATTTTATCCACACATTACAGTTGAAAAATTACCGTTTTCAAAAgccgttaaaaatattacgcGTTTAACAAATCTAACCACATTTTCAGTGAATAGATTGACTGAAATTATGGATAACATACTTGAGGTTTTTCAACAGTTTCAATTGTTATTAATACGAATTGAGTATTTagtagataataaatataaaaatatacatatatcatga
- the LOC126865512 gene encoding dolichyl-diphosphooligosaccharide--protein glycosyltransferase subunit 1: MISRSSIILLWNIVLLFGLNIQSFATASTIDPDLNFKNVEKHIDLQSQLTKITTRLILENGSKDRHMRNFLFSLEPEQKSSLSYIAAYREPVRVELKLTKVKVNAYPDETFYQIELKDPLSPGRTMSVEIEWILAHELIPHPKEITQKEKQLVKYIGNIYLYAPYSIMKQTTTVSLPSRNIESYTKFKPVSQSDSFITYGPYEKLSPFSYEELNIHFENNNKFLTVTRLERNIEISHWGNIAVEEHIDLLHTGALLKGSFSRYEFAREPKSWEASIQSFDTILPAAASDIYYRDEIGNISTSHTRIKKDSVELNLRPRFPLFGGWKTKYIVGYNVPSYEYLFHSGDLYTLEMRLLDHVFDDMVVDELIVKIILPEGSKNIELSLPYSATRLPDSLYYTYLDTTGRPVISVTKKNLVENHIQNFKLKYTFPRILMLQEPLLVAAALYLLFLLVITYVRLDFSIDKDEVSESKLRIAGQCEKILAAQDRRVTSYNELDDQLAYLKANKDANAFLSVVKGINQEYKSATSSITEIAQRLKGESGDVYDRIQELQKYDRTLKELYNQQQALYVDKLVPGKIGRQQFVEAEAAVTKKKEECVEKINSIIKSLQ, translated from the coding sequence ATGATTAGTCGTAGTTCAATTATATTGCTATGGAATATTGTGTTACTTTTCGGATTAAATATCCAATCTTTCGCTACTGCCAGCACCATTGATCCCGATTTGAATTTTAAGAACGTGGAAAAACATATTGATCTGCAATCtcaattaacaaaaattacaaCTAGACTTATATTAGAAAATGGAAGTAAAGATCGACACATGCgaaatttccttttttcacTGGAACCTGAACAAAAAAGTAGTCTTAGTTACATAGCAGCTTATAGAGAACCTGTGCGAGTTGAATTAAAGCTAACCAAAGTGAAGGTAAATGCTTATCCAGATGAAACTTTCTATCAAATTGAATTAAAAGACCCATTGTCTCCTGGAAGAACTATGTCTGTTGAAATTGAATGGATATTAGCTCATGAACTTATACCTCATCCTAAAGAGATCacacaaaaagaaaaacaattagtaaaatatataggaaatatttatctttatgCACCATATAGCATAATGAAACAAACAACCACTGTATCTTTACCATCACGTAATATTGAAAGCTACACTAAATTTAAACCTGTTTCGCAGAGTGATTCATTTATCACATATGGTCCATATGAGAAACTTTCTCCATTTTCTTATGAAGAATTAAACATACACtttgaaaataacaataaattccTCACAGTTACCAGACTTGAaaggaatattgaaatatcacACTGGGGTAATATAGCAGTAGAAGAACATATTGACTTATTACATACTGGAGCATTACTAAAAGGCTCATTTTCACGATATGAATTTGCCAGAGAACCAAAATCATGGGAAGCTAGTATTCAAAGTTTCGATACCATTTTACCTGCAGCTGCCTctgatatttattatagagATGAAATTGGTAACATTTCAACATCACATACTCGTATTAAAAAGGATTCAGTAGAACTAAATCTTCGCCCAAGATTTCCACTGTTTGGTGGTTGGAAAACTAAATATATAGTTGGATATAATGTACCTAGCTATGAGTATTTATTCCATTCTGGAGATCTATATACTTTAGAAATGAGATTGTTGGATCATGTTTTTGATGATATGGTTGTAGATGAATTAATTGTAAAGATTATCTTACCAGAAGGTTCCAAGAATATTGAATTAAGCCTTCCATATTCTGCAACACGTTTGCCAGATTCTCTTTATTACACATACTTAGACACTACTGGTCGTCCAGTAATTTCTGTTACTAAGAAGAATTTAGTTGAGAATCATATTCAGAATTTTAAACTAAAATATACATTTCCACGTATATTGATGTTACAAGAACCATTGCTTGTAGCTGCAGCtttatatttactatttttattagtAATTACTTATGTAAGACTTGATTTTTCAATTGACAAAGATGAAGTTTCAGAAAGTAAATTAAGAATTGCTGGGCAGTGTGAAAAGATCTTAGCTGCACAAGATCGTAGAGTAACTTCTTACAATGAACTAGATGATCAGTTAGCATATCTTAAAGCCAACAAAGATGCTAATGCATTTCTATCTGTAGTAAAAGGTATTAATCAAGAATATAAGAGTGCAACCAGTTCTATTACTGAAATTGCACAACGCTTGAAAGGAGAATCAGGAGATGTATATGATCGTATTCAAGAATTACAGAAATATGATAGAACTTTAAAAGAACTTTATAATCAACAACAAGCATTGTATGTAGACAAATTAGTACCAGGCAAGATAGGACGTCAACAATTTGTAGAAGCAGAAGCAGCTgttacaaagaaaaaagaagaatgtgTTGAGAAAATAAACTCTATCATAAAATCACTACAGTAA